In Nocardia asteroides, the following proteins share a genomic window:
- a CDS encoding glycosyltransferase family 87 protein: protein MQYVAPAQLAPDLRSIDARDRPSRNDSLTAQLSTVIGGPVGEHALIGRVRFWTPLRVLFAFTVVFLALGWATKAGCIQQTSDGAGGLMLDWNNGRQYVAMCYSDTVPLYGAERLNEGAFPYKKSWTESTPDGGTETRYMEYPVLSGLYQYVAMQLGNVWDHLPVPGALSVVVYFNVVALGLAMGWLVTVWASSRLAGRRVWDAALIAISPLVIVHAFTNFDALATAFAATGLLAWARRKPVLAGILLGLGGAAKLYPLLLLGPILVLCLRADPMRRTPAARAGLRLRDIDGIDGVRTWIKETPARTHLFALRPLGAATLAIVAAAGTWIAVNLPIAVLYPEGWREFFRLNTTRHADPDSIYNVITSFTGWGGFDGELAHGQPPTVLNTVSLLLFLAACAGIAYLALTAARRPRLAQLCFLVVAAFLLTNKVWSPQYSLWLVPLAVLALPHRRILLAWMTIDALVWVPRMYYYLGEDAKGLPEQWFTGTVVLRDLAVLGLCALIVHEIVRPQDDLVRRDFVDDPAGGILDRAPDPLLPWLPQFLRPRPACTSSRPAAMVE from the coding sequence ATGCAGTACGTCGCGCCCGCCCAGCTGGCCCCGGATCTGCGTTCGATCGACGCGCGAGACCGGCCGAGCCGCAACGATTCGCTCACCGCGCAGCTGTCGACGGTGATCGGCGGTCCGGTCGGCGAGCACGCGCTGATCGGCCGGGTCCGGTTCTGGACGCCGCTGCGGGTGCTGTTCGCCTTCACCGTGGTGTTCCTGGCGCTCGGCTGGGCGACCAAGGCCGGCTGTATCCAGCAGACGAGCGACGGCGCGGGCGGGCTGATGCTCGACTGGAACAACGGCCGCCAGTACGTGGCCATGTGTTACTCGGACACGGTCCCGCTCTACGGCGCGGAGCGGCTCAACGAGGGCGCGTTCCCGTACAAGAAGTCCTGGACCGAGTCCACCCCCGACGGCGGCACCGAGACCAGATACATGGAGTATCCGGTGCTCTCGGGCCTGTACCAGTACGTGGCGATGCAACTCGGCAATGTCTGGGATCACCTGCCGGTGCCGGGCGCGCTGTCGGTGGTGGTGTATTTCAACGTCGTGGCGCTCGGCCTGGCGATGGGCTGGCTGGTCACCGTGTGGGCGTCCTCGCGACTAGCCGGGCGGCGGGTCTGGGACGCCGCGCTGATCGCGATCTCCCCGCTGGTCATCGTGCACGCGTTCACCAATTTCGACGCGCTGGCAACGGCTTTCGCCGCCACCGGCCTGCTCGCCTGGGCCCGTCGCAAGCCGGTGCTGGCCGGTATCCTGCTCGGCCTCGGCGGCGCGGCCAAACTGTATCCGCTGCTGCTGCTCGGCCCGATCCTGGTGCTGTGCCTGCGCGCGGACCCGATGCGGCGCACCCCCGCCGCGCGCGCCGGTCTGCGGCTGCGCGATATCGACGGCATCGACGGCGTGCGCACCTGGATCAAGGAAACCCCGGCCAGGACACACCTTTTCGCGCTGCGCCCGCTCGGCGCCGCCACCCTGGCCATCGTCGCGGCCGCGGGCACCTGGATCGCGGTGAACCTGCCGATCGCGGTGCTGTACCCGGAGGGCTGGCGAGAGTTCTTCCGGCTCAACACCACCCGGCACGCCGACCCCGACTCGATCTACAACGTGATCACCTCGTTCACCGGCTGGGGCGGATTCGACGGCGAACTCGCGCACGGCCAGCCGCCGACGGTGCTCAACACGGTCTCGCTGCTGCTGTTCCTCGCCGCCTGCGCGGGCATCGCCTATCTCGCGCTCACCGCCGCCCGTCGGCCCCGGCTGGCCCAGCTGTGCTTCCTCGTCGTCGCCGCCTTCCTGCTGACCAACAAGGTGTGGAGCCCGCAGTATTCGCTGTGGCTGGTCCCGCTCGCGGTGCTGGCGCTGCCGCACCGGCGCATCCTGCTGGCCTGGATGACGATCGACGCGCTGGTATGGGTGCCGCGGATGTACTACTACCTCGGCGAGGACGCCAAGGGCCTGCCCGAACAGTGGTTCACCGGCACGGTGGTGCTGCGCGACCTCGCCGTCCTCGGGCTGTGCGCGCTGATCGTGCACGAGATCGTGCGCCCGCAGGACGACCTGGTCCGCCGCGATTTCGTCGACGACCCGGCGGGCGGCATCCTCGACCGCGCCCCCGACCCGCTGCTGCCGTGGCTGCCGCAGTTCCTGCGGCCGCGACCGGCGTGCACCAGTTCGCGGCCCGCCGCGATGGTGGAGTGA
- a CDS encoding TerD family protein: protein MIHLKAGQNTALTADTVRFTAQTAGTVELGALVVGTDLRARDEHDHVCASRPATAGVSHTGGAVDVALSQVRADAHAVLLFVTAGQVLGTVTATLSQHGTPTAEFVITPAAGESALICFEVYRRDGGWKLRALGQGYAGGAAQLLLAHGVPAPAPAQSTAPTETLERPASAPGVPLEVEHGLQRMWMIFEDAARSAAALVSAREYATTRLDQELSEAVSNPATRNTPAADAARAAAQRRHDELVALADADHRRDSDQLGREIAEADSVMPASLASWLAPAWTTKAVRSDGIRLGELYALDRGALRVPYCVPVPLNRPLWVDTESSAAAALVVGALVARLVAALPDKPTRVDLIDLTGGLRGLAAPLAPLLAGPVIADHAEIGARLGELAHAAELAEIAYNSGQAVPPSEHRILVAADFPHGYQPADVVRLGQLMVRGDLIGLSLVIVGSGSTDAGDGPVALLSQSCRHLPTLPGTPLFDPWTGNAWELDLDMLPAEPELQARYLRI from the coding sequence GTGATTCACCTGAAGGCAGGCCAGAACACCGCGCTGACCGCCGACACCGTGCGCTTCACCGCGCAGACCGCCGGCACCGTCGAACTCGGTGCGCTGGTGGTGGGTACCGACCTGCGGGCCCGCGACGAGCACGATCACGTGTGCGCGTCGCGGCCCGCCACGGCGGGCGTATCCCACACAGGCGGCGCGGTGGACGTCGCGCTGTCCCAGGTGCGCGCCGACGCGCATGCCGTGCTGCTGTTCGTCACCGCCGGGCAGGTGCTCGGCACCGTCACCGCGACGCTGTCCCAGCACGGCACGCCGACAGCGGAATTCGTGATCACCCCGGCTGCCGGGGAGAGCGCGCTGATCTGCTTCGAGGTGTACCGGCGTGACGGCGGCTGGAAGCTGCGCGCGCTGGGCCAGGGCTACGCGGGCGGCGCCGCGCAGCTGCTGCTCGCGCACGGGGTGCCCGCTCCGGCGCCCGCGCAGTCGACCGCGCCGACCGAGACGCTGGAACGGCCGGCCTCGGCACCGGGTGTCCCGCTCGAGGTCGAACACGGGCTGCAGCGCATGTGGATGATCTTCGAGGACGCGGCCCGGTCGGCGGCCGCGTTGGTCTCCGCGCGGGAATACGCCACCACGCGGCTGGATCAGGAACTGTCCGAAGCGGTCTCGAACCCCGCGACCCGCAACACCCCCGCCGCCGACGCCGCCCGAGCCGCCGCCCAGCGCAGGCACGACGAGCTGGTGGCCCTGGCCGACGCCGATCACCGGCGCGACAGCGACCAGCTCGGTCGCGAGATCGCCGAGGCCGATTCGGTGATGCCCGCATCGCTGGCGTCGTGGCTGGCGCCGGCCTGGACGACGAAAGCCGTTCGCAGCGACGGCATCCGGCTCGGCGAGCTCTACGCCCTCGACCGCGGTGCGCTGCGGGTGCCGTATTGCGTTCCGGTGCCGCTGAATCGGCCGCTGTGGGTGGACACCGAGTCCAGCGCCGCGGCGGCCCTGGTGGTGGGCGCGCTGGTGGCCCGGCTCGTCGCGGCCCTGCCGGACAAGCCGACCCGGGTCGACCTGATCGACCTCACCGGTGGTCTGCGCGGGCTCGCCGCGCCGCTCGCGCCGCTGCTGGCGGGCCCGGTGATCGCCGACCACGCCGAGATCGGCGCACGGCTGGGAGAACTCGCGCACGCGGCCGAGCTGGCCGAAATCGCCTACAACAGTGGACAAGCCGTGCCGCCGTCCGAGCACCGGATCCTGGTGGCCGCCGACTTCCCGCACGGCTACCAGCCCGCCGACGTGGTGCGCCTGGGTCAGCTGATGGTGCGCGGCGACCTGATCGGGCTGTCGCTGGTGATCGTCGGCAGCGGGAGCACCGACGCCGGTGACGGGCCGGTCGCGCTGCTGTCGCAGTCGTGCAGGCACCTGCCCACGCTGCCCGGCACCCCGCTGTTCGATCCCTGGACCGGCAACGCCTGGGAGCTCGACCTCGACATGCTGCCCGCCGAACCCGAACTCCAGGCCCGCTACCTGCGGATCTAG